cgcctagttgatatgagactatctccttctttttgtcttctccacaaccatcgtctattccacctatagtgctatatccatggctcacgctcatgtattgcgtgaaagttgaaaaagtttgagaacgtcaaaagtatgaaacaattgcttggcttgtcatcggggttgtgcatgatttaaatattttgtgtgatgaagatggagcatagccagactatatgattttgtagggataagctttctttggccatgttattttgagaaaacataattattttgttagtatgcttgaagtattattatttttatgtcaatataaacttttattctgaatcttatggatctgaacattcatgccataatAAAGGGAATTACATGGACAAATAtattaggtagcattccacatcaaaaattctgtttttataatttatctactcaaggacgagcaggaattaatcttggggatgcttgatacgtctccaacgtatctataattttttattgttccatgatattatattatctgttttggatgttttatatgcattaatatgctattttatatgatttttgggactaacctattaacctagagcctagtgccagtttctgttttttccttgttttagagtttcacataaaaggaaaaccaaacggagtccaaacggaataaaactttcgcgatggtttttcttggaccagaagacacccaggagacttggagtgcaagtcagaatagccacgaggcagccacaagggtggagggcgcgccccccgaccttgtgggcccctcgtagactccctgacctagatcttcctcctatatatactcttatacccaaAAACATCgaagggagccacgaaaccacttttccaccgccgcaaccttctgtacccgtgagatcccatcttggggccttttccggcatcctgtcggagggggattcgatcacggagggcttctacatcaacacattgcctctccgatgaagcgtgagtagtttacttcagacctacgggtccatagctaatagctagatggcttcttctctctctttgattctcaatacaaagttctcctcgatgttcttggacatctattcgatataatactcttttgcggtgtgtttgccgagatctgatgaattgtggatttatgatcagcttatctatgaatattatttgaatctcctctgaattcttatatgcatgatttgatatctttgcaagtctcttcgaactatcgatttggattggccaactagattgatttttcttgcaatgggagaagttcttagcttttggttcaatcttgcggtgtcgtttcccagtgacagtaggggcagcaaggcacatattgtattgttgccatcgaggataaaaagatggggttttcatcatattgcttgagttaattcctctacatcatgtcatcttgcttaaagcattactccgttctttatgaacttaatactctagatgcatgctggatagcggtcgacgtgtggagtaatagtagtagatgcagaatcgtttcggtctacttgacacggacgtgatgcctatattcatgatcattgccttagatatcgtcataactttgcgcttttctatcaattgtttggcagtaatttgttcacccaccgtaattaatttctatcttgagagaagcctctagtgaaacctatggcccccgggtctattttccatcatataagtttccgatctacaattctagtttcctatttattttctttgcaatctttactttccgttccataaaccaaaaatattactttaccgtttatccatctccatcagatctcactttgcgaataaccgtgaagggattgacaacccctttgtcgcgttggttgcaagttggtgtttgtttgtgcaggtattcggtggcttgttatgttgtctcctactggattgataccttggttctcaaaactgaggaaaatacttacgctactttgctgcatcagactttcctcttcaagggaaaaaccaacgcaagctcaagaggtagcagggggTCGCTATTTACAGGCGAGCGAGGCCATGGCCGCCGCAGTGGCTGCAGCTCACCGTGgccggggctcgggcggcggctctgTTGGGCGTGGGCTGGCGGTGTGGCACCGgctggccttctagaaggtgatAGGGGCCGGGGCTGTGCTGTGGGCACGTCGAACGCGGCCGGGGCAGGGTGGGAGCTTGGGTGGCCACGGGCGAACAGTAGCGCGTGCAGTTAGCGCACTCTGTCCATAGTCACCACTGGAATTGCATGAACCAGGGGGCCAAAACATGTCTAGTGTGCGTGTGCATGGTCacggagtgtgtgtgtgtgcgtgtgtgtgtgtgtgtgtgtgtgtgtgtggttgtaTGCCTATCCTATGCTTAGTAATTGAGTGGAGCCTCTAATGTAGTAGGTTTTTGCCACAAGGTGTTTGTTATCTGCCATTTGAATTTGGTTGAGCCAAACATGCTGAAACTTGTTGTGCTATGCTCTGGTATGCTGGTGAATATATATGAAGAAATTCAGAGCAAATGGGTGGACCTATATGACACTTCCTGTACAAACTTAATTTCTGTACATAAACTTTGGGGAGATGCTATGCTCAAATGGTGTGGTGGGAAAGGCTAGGGTGGTATTGTATGCTGTTTAAGATGTACGAAAAAATTGGGGTCATTTGGATGAGTGTAGCTAGTACATCCTTCACAAGCTGGCCAGGTGGATGCAAACTTTGAAATATACATGCAGGGGGTTGTGCTGGTTAGACATGGCTACAATCTTGTGGATGATCATGATATGGGTGTATGCTCATGTATGCAAAATTTCTGCTCAAATGGATTAGGGGTTAATGCACTTGTTTCACTACTGGCAGATCTTGGCAGAAACTTCAAACTGGCTCTGTGCATTAGTGTGGCTGTGAATGACCAAAATTGTGACATATTTGTGTCATTGGTGACTACTAGATGCTGCCCAAATTATTTGGTAATTTTCAGAGCTACCAAGATGGTAGTTCCTTCACAACAGCTACCTGGGTCATATTGGTTCTGTCAATTAATTGAAGGCTTGGCCTTCACTTAATTGAGCTAACCTTTTTACCAGAGCTTTGCGGGCACGTTCCCGAATATCACCGAAAATGTAGCTCACCCCTCCAAATTCGGGAATAGAGAGGCGGGCTCTTGAGCGGGACATCGAATATTTCGAGCCAATTCGGTAGGCTCGATTACTACTGCATCTAAACAGCGGAATTCAGGTCATCCAATGCCATTATTAATATCTTGGCCTGAATATCAACATCGTAAATGATGGCCACCAGCCGGCCTTTGCTTCCCCTCCACTTGTTTCCCCTGTGGCATGCCTTTGTGTACTTGAGCAGTGTATGAGACACTGGCACACACACATCATACTTCCATTAGACTGGCGTACACCACAGTATATACAGCCAAGATTATGACACAACAATGGAAAGAAAACATCGTCCGCAGTAATGGCCAGTCGCTTTCAAGACTGCGGATAAAGCAACTCCATTATCCCTGTAGAAAAATGGGCCGATTGACTAGGACTAACAGTCATACACCTTGCTTAGGTGTGATATACAGCAAAGGAGTAGCAAATTGGAGGGTGAGCAGTGTGGGTGATTTTTCTTTAGACAATCCCGGTCACTCAAAACCAGCAATAAGTACGAGTGTCACCATCAGACGATGATGCCGGGTTATTTTTGCTCCTTTTGTGGACGGATCATTTCCCTTTCATTAGTGCGTGTCGCATGGAGCATCCAAATTGCAGTACCAAAAGAAACCACCTTTCTTTGTGTACAGGGATCACCGTCACCTCATATATCAGAGTTTTAACACCGAGCTAGCACCAGCGATATACAGCAACGGACGTCCAGACGCCGCGGCGATGGCGAACCCGGCGGATAAATTTTCAGTGATCACTGTGAAATTTCAGCGAAGAAACTGCATTAACGCACACTACCAGCCTATTACTCcttccgtcccataatataagagtgtttttaaCACTGGTGTAGTGTtgaaaacgttcttatattaaaGATGGATGGAGTAGTAGTGAACGGAAAAGGCAAGCAATCCGCACGACTCGAGAAGTTGACTCTTGATGCGCAGACAATTCACGCGTACCTGAATCTAGAGGGATCTTCAAGCTGCCGTCGCACAGTACAAAAGTTCATCTCTTGATAGAATGGATACATTTTGCTTTGTGACTAAGAGTCAGGGATGCCATTCCTTCCGGTGATCCAGTGCCAAGGCCTGCTTTTCGCCCCCACTAAAGTAAACTAGCTTCACCTCTTCACCAAAGAACACGATGCCTCCTCACCTTTACCTGAAAATTTGTCCTTTCTTGATTTTAGATAGAAGGGTGGGAGGGCATCCAAAATTCCTACTATCATCCATTGGTCCATCACCCAGCGCTTCTTGCCAACGTCGTTAATTACCAATCACGCTGCTATGCGTCGATGCATACTATCTATCATAAACGCTCATTTACAGCGTACTCCAGCTACATCGCCTCTCCCAAACAAAAACAGGTCGTTACCAAGACAACTCGTAAAGAGAAAAAGAGATACGCCCGTACGCGCACTGCACGTCGGGATAGACAATGTAGGGAACCAAAACGGCGCCTGCCCGTGCTCGGTGCACATAGACTGTGGCCGTGTGACACGCGTACAATACATACATGGAACCATTTGGGTTGCCAGCCATGAGCCATCACACCTGGGGAGACTCCGTCTTCGCATTGCAGTCTGGGTACAGCAGCCGTCCTGGTTGTGGCGCATCTCATGCCAGTTAATTGCCTGCAGATTTTGAGTATTCAAGAGAACTAGAAGCCGCGTTTATTACGagtataaataaataaataaataaagatcATCCGCGTTCGAGCGAGCTGTATCACGGCGGTGGCAAGGCGAGCGCAATAATTGCACGCTTAACCACTCCACCACCAGAACAGTCATCAGAATGACATATGGAGAGTaatcggaaagggaaaaaacaaCTGTCCATTCACATGTTTCTCATCAGCGGCATGCAGCCATGCAAAGATTCTCTCGAGTGTACCCGCGAAAGGAAAGAAAATGCTTGACAACGAAAACAGTCACAGCCCTGGGCAAAAGAGGAACGAACCGGCTACTGACCGTGTTCATTCAGAAATGGACAGTCTCTATTGAGAACCAAATCAATGGCCCGTCGGTCCAAAGCACCAGATCACCCTACCCACGACAGCGACAGCGCGCGCGCGGTAGAGTGCGGACTTGTGGACGTGACGGGGCGCGGCCACAAGCCGACGTCAACGGCACGGCGACCCGACCCTCCGGCGTCACGCCCCCGGCGTGTGCGGCGGCAGCAGCTGGCACCGTTTTGCATGATCACCACCGCACCGTCTGCAGGGCTGGCATAGCGTCGCCGCATTGACCTCGTGCCCTCCCACGTCGGCGCAAGGAGGTAAAAAGGTACTACGGGGGTAGGCGCCGAGCCGCCGACCGACACAGGGGCAATAGGGTGCGCGTCGGCGCGACCAAGCCGGAAGGAAGGCACGCGAAGCTCGCTGCTTTCCTTGCTTGCCTCCTCCCGCCCCCAAAATAAAaatctgaaaacagcaaggcaccAAACGCCCGGAGCCCCGAACACACCACCACACACCATTTCTTCCCCCTTCTGCCTCTCGCCTCGTCTCCCCCGCAGACCTCAGCCGGCCTACCCTCTTCCTCCTCTAAAAGCCCAGGTCAAACTGCCCCGGCCAGCGAGGGAGacgggggagagagagaggagagaggctCTCGGATCCGAGCTGCCCCCTCCCGCGCCCGCCCAGATCTCCTGCGCAGCCCAGCACCCGACGCCCCGGATCTGCGCCTGCCGCAAAGGTATTCCCTTTTCCGTCCAATCTCGCTCCCTGGATCTGCGCCTCCTCCCCGGAGCCGGAGGTGGCTTGGCTTCCGTTCCGAGCTCCGCGGCCGCTGCTTCGGCTGCGGAGTAGGAGTAGCTACCTAACTTAGCTGATCTAGTCTAGATTAGATGATGATAAGCATCGAGAGCGGAGTTTATGGCAGGCCCACCAGAGGAAATCTCGCCGCTTGGCTCCGGGGATCTCGACCCCCGGTAGATATCTTTACGTGTTTCCAATTAAAAGCGGGCCTGCAAAATGTTTAAGGATCTGCGTCTGGCTTTGATGAAATCTCCGAGACTCATCCACTGCTTTTTTTGGTCAGATCTACAAGCAACCGGCCGGCAGCTTGCGGTCGCTGGTGGTTGGTTGgttggcgaggaggaggaggaggattaGGCGGCGGAGATGTCGTCCAGCACGATCCGGAAGGCGCTGGGCGCCGTCAAGGACCAGACCAGCATCGGGCTCGCCAAGGTCACCAGCAACATAGCGCCGGAGCTCGACGTGCTCATCGTCAAGACCACCAGCCACGACGACGAGCCGGCCGAGGAGCGCCACATCCGCGAGATCCTCCACCTCACCTCCGGATCCCGCGCCCACGTCGCCGCCGCGGTCGCCGGCTGCGCCCGCAGGCTCTCCCGCACCCGCGACTACGTCGTCGCGCTCAAGTCGCTCATGCTCGTGCACCGTCTCCTCACCGACGGCGACCCCTTCTTCCACCGGGAACTCCTCCACGCCACGCGCCGGGGCACCCGCCTCCTCAACCTCTCCGACTTCCGTGACGAGGCGCACTCTGGCTCGTGGGACCACTCCGCCTTCGTCCGCACCTATGCGCTGTACCTCGACCAGCGCCTCGAGTTCCTCCTCCACGAGCGCAAGCAGGGTTCCAACGCTAATGGAAGCGCCAGCCTGAACGGGCCATCGCCGCGTGACCGTTGGGGTTCTCCTGACCCGTATGGCCGCCGGTCACCCTCCTACACCTCCCCTCCGGGGAATGGGTATGGAGGGTACGATGATAACCGTGACAGCAGGAATGGCGGGAACTCTGATGACAAGAGGCCGCCGACCCCTGTGAGGGATATGAAGCCGGAGCGGGTCCTTGGCCGTATGCACCACCTGCAGCAGCTGCTCGACAGGTTCCTTGCCTGCCGCCCCACAGGTGGCGCGAAGCAGAGCAGGATGGTGCTGGTTGCACTGTATCAGATGGCGAGGGAGAGCTTCCAGCTCTACGCCGATATCTGCGAGGTACTTGCGGTGCTGCTGGACAGGTTCTTTGACATGGAATACGCTGATTGTGTCAAGGCCTTCGAGGCATATGCCAGTGCGGCAAAGCAGATTGATGAGCTTTGCTCATTTTATGCTTGGTGTAAGGACACCGGGGTAGCGAGATCATCGGAGTACCCAGAGGTGCAGCGGGTCACTGATAAGTTACTGGAGACATTGGAGGAGTTTATGAGGGACCGGGCAAAGCGCCCCAAGAGCCCACCACGGGAGCCTGAGCCCGAGCCGGTCAAGGAGGAAGAGCCAGAGCCGGACATGAACAGCATCAAGGCGCTTCCTGCACCAGAGGACTACAAGGAGCCTGAACCTGAGAAGGTGGAGGAAGAGGTGAAGCCAGAGCCCCCACCGCAGCCCCAGGGTGATCTGGTGGATCTTAGAGAAGACACTGTGAGTGCAGATGAGCAAGGCAATAGGCTTGCTCTGGCCCTCTTCCAAGGGCCACCTGCTGCTGGTGGTAGCAATGGGTCATGGGAGGCCTTCCCTTCCAATGGTGGCAACGAAGTGACTTCTGCGTGGCAGAATCCTGCGGCTGAGCCCGGTAAGGCTGATTGGGAACTCGCCCTTGTGGAGACGGCTAGCAACTTGTCCAAGCAGAAGGCTGTAATGACAGGTGGTATGGATAATCTGCTACTGAATGGTATGTACGACCAAGGTGTTGTGCGTCAGCATGTCAACGCACAGGCGACTAGTGGGAGCTCCAGCAGTGTTGCCCTACCTGCGCCTGGACAGAAGACACAGATGCTGGCTCTTCCGGCACCAGACGGTTCGATGCAGAACGTTGGTGGGGATCCTTTTGCGGCATCCCTTACCTTCGCACCACCATCCTATGTGCAGATGGCCGAGATGGAGAAGAAGCAGCAGTTCTTGACACAGGAGCAGATGATGTGGCAGCAGTACCAACGGGACGGCATGCAGGGGCCGTCGAGCTTGGCCAAGCTCGATCGGACCTACAACAACGGCTTCGGCTCAAACCCAGCCATGCCATACGGGATGCCAAACGCGCCAATGGCAAATACAGGGTATTACTACCCCACTTACTGAGCTATTCTTTGTTCAAATCCTTACAGTTGCTGTGAATTTTGTTCTGTATTTGTGATCTTACTCCTCGGGGCTGTGTCCAGCATCAGTTGTTGTGTCCCTTGTCTCTGGATCAAACCTTTTGGTCTCTTATATATATGTAATTCTATTTGTTTGGAACCAAATGCGGCATCTAAGGGTTGGTTATAGTTGAATACATAATCTGAGCTGATGTTCTTTCATAGTACTTGATAGTACTAGAGACTTGTGCATATTGTCAGTCGCTTGGTGCTACCCGGTTGTTGTTAGTATACCTCGTGGCAGTGTACTGCATGTCACATCTGTCATCTACTACCTGCTATGATGAAAAA
This genomic window from Aegilops tauschii subsp. strangulata cultivar AL8/78 chromosome 4, Aet v6.0, whole genome shotgun sequence contains:
- the LOC109760636 gene encoding putative clathrin assembly protein At2g25430 — encoded protein: MSSSTIRKALGAVKDQTSIGLAKVTSNIAPELDVLIVKTTSHDDEPAEERHIREILHLTSGSRAHVAAAVAGCARRLSRTRDYVVALKSLMLVHRLLTDGDPFFHRELLHATRRGTRLLNLSDFRDEAHSGSWDHSAFVRTYALYLDQRLEFLLHERKQGSNANGSASLNGPSPRDRWGSPDPYGRRSPSYTSPPGNGYGGYDDNRDSRNGGNSDDKRPPTPVRDMKPERVLGRMHHLQQLLDRFLACRPTGGAKQSRMVLVALYQMARESFQLYADICEVLAVLLDRFFDMEYADCVKAFEAYASAAKQIDELCSFYAWCKDTGVARSSEYPEVQRVTDKLLETLEEFMRDRAKRPKSPPREPEPEPVKEEEPEPDMNSIKALPAPEDYKEPEPEKVEEEVKPEPPPQPQGDLVDLREDTVSADEQGNRLALALFQGPPAAGGSNGSWEAFPSNGGNEVTSAWQNPAAEPGKADWELALVETASNLSKQKAVMTGGMDNLLLNGMYDQGVVRQHVNAQATSGSSSSVALPAPGQKTQMLALPAPDGSMQNVGGDPFAASLTFAPPSYVQMAEMEKKQQFLTQEQMMWQQYQRDGMQGPSSLAKLDRTYNNGFGSNPAMPYGMPNAPMANTGYYYPTY